The following are from one region of the Pseudodesulfovibrio piezophilus C1TLV30 genome:
- a CDS encoding type I secretion system permease/ATPase has translation MSSENNIPPKTETAQLSNSTRQGTGGGVEDTSKSAEAFSGPPPGKKIGAGSTTQGQQKAAAAAEGTQGAAQAGPPSPPTGQQPSGPDLERDERLSPKDIDFQPPLVICLSIISRLMGKPVSSATLKAGIPQQDGVITAASIVRAAGRIGIRAKTVHRGDLRSITKLVLPCILLLRGGNACVLIDTDDKMARVMVPGQGMDETEMDLATLESEYTGYAILCHRESKLDKRASELKLVKTKRWFWGAMLQFWPIYRHVIAASIMTNMIIVASPLFVMNVYDRVIPNNAVETLWALAIGICLAYIFDFTLKNLRSYFVDVAGRNADVLIGSRIMQHLMSARLDHMPESAGAVANNVREFESLREFFSSSSLVALIDMPFLLLFILVIHFIGGPIAWPIYIAVPLVILFGVCLQIPFQHIIENHYKESTQKHALLFEIVQGLETIKTSMAEGRMQGRWENVVGMSAMSNSRAKILANISVTFSIFVTQMVSVSIIIIGVFLISKGELTVGGLIACNILSGRAMAPLSAVAGLLSRFQQSRMALNALDMLMEMPSERPTEKETFHYGAVESSLQLENVSFSYPGTDKAVLHDINLNLKPGDKVGIVGRTGAGKSTLGKLIVGLYQPLSGAVKVGNIDLRQMDVADLRRKVGYVSQDSLLFYGTLKDNLAFGLPEADDQTIKEAADIAGVNDFVKDHPAGFGMMVGERGTSLSGGQRQAVSVARAILPDPEILIMDEPSSNMDNQSEYRLKSKLEPFVREKTLIVITHRHSMLDLVNRLVIMDKGRIVVDGPKKAVLDGLRSGKIKVNM, from the coding sequence ATGTCTTCAGAAAACAATATACCTCCCAAAACCGAAACGGCTCAGCTCTCGAATTCCACACGTCAAGGAACCGGGGGCGGGGTGGAAGACACTTCCAAAAGTGCTGAGGCTTTTTCCGGGCCTCCTCCCGGCAAAAAAATCGGGGCTGGTTCCACCACACAAGGCCAGCAGAAAGCTGCCGCTGCCGCCGAAGGGACGCAAGGAGCGGCTCAGGCCGGACCACCTTCTCCCCCGACGGGACAACAGCCAAGCGGGCCTGACCTTGAACGTGATGAACGTCTGTCGCCCAAGGATATCGATTTTCAACCACCTTTGGTGATCTGCCTGTCGATCATCAGCCGTCTGATGGGCAAGCCTGTTTCTTCGGCAACGCTCAAAGCAGGTATTCCCCAACAGGATGGTGTTATCACGGCCGCTTCCATAGTCCGGGCTGCCGGCCGTATAGGCATCCGGGCCAAAACCGTGCATCGTGGAGATCTTCGTTCCATTACCAAACTGGTACTGCCATGTATTCTGCTCTTGCGAGGGGGTAATGCCTGTGTCCTGATTGATACGGATGATAAGATGGCCCGAGTCATGGTCCCCGGACAGGGAATGGACGAGACGGAGATGGATTTGGCGACTCTGGAATCGGAGTACACCGGATACGCCATTTTGTGTCATCGCGAGTCCAAGCTTGACAAGCGGGCGAGTGAACTGAAACTCGTCAAGACCAAACGGTGGTTCTGGGGGGCCATGCTTCAGTTTTGGCCAATATATCGCCATGTCATCGCTGCTTCCATCATGACCAACATGATTATCGTGGCTTCACCGCTCTTTGTCATGAATGTGTATGACCGGGTTATCCCCAATAATGCCGTGGAAACTCTCTGGGCACTGGCCATCGGCATCTGTCTTGCGTATATATTTGATTTTACGCTCAAAAATCTGCGGTCTTATTTTGTCGATGTGGCGGGGAGGAATGCCGACGTTCTGATCGGGAGCCGTATCATGCAGCATCTTATGTCAGCTCGGTTGGACCATATGCCCGAGTCTGCCGGGGCTGTCGCCAACAACGTGCGTGAGTTTGAATCATTGCGCGAGTTTTTCAGCTCCAGTTCGCTGGTGGCGCTTATTGACATGCCTTTTTTGCTCCTGTTCATTCTGGTCATCCATTTTATCGGTGGGCCTATTGCCTGGCCCATCTATATCGCAGTGCCTTTGGTTATTCTGTTCGGGGTGTGCCTTCAGATTCCCTTTCAGCACATCATTGAGAATCACTACAAGGAATCGACCCAGAAACATGCGCTGCTCTTCGAAATAGTGCAGGGACTGGAGACCATCAAGACCTCCATGGCCGAGGGCCGGATGCAGGGGCGGTGGGAAAACGTCGTCGGGATGTCGGCCATGTCCAACAGCCGGGCCAAGATTTTGGCGAATATCTCTGTTACCTTCTCCATTTTTGTCACGCAGATGGTTTCGGTTTCGATTATTATCATCGGTGTTTTTCTCATTTCCAAGGGTGAATTAACCGTGGGTGGACTGATTGCCTGCAACATTCTCTCTGGGCGGGCAATGGCTCCTCTGAGTGCAGTCGCGGGATTATTGTCCCGTTTTCAGCAATCGCGCATGGCACTCAATGCACTCGATATGCTCATGGAGATGCCGAGTGAGCGGCCGACCGAAAAGGAAACGTTTCATTATGGTGCCGTGGAAAGTTCCTTGCAACTTGAGAATGTTTCCTTCAGCTACCCTGGAACAGACAAGGCCGTTCTTCATGACATCAATTTGAATCTCAAGCCCGGTGACAAGGTCGGTATTGTCGGCCGAACCGGGGCAGGTAAATCCACCCTCGGCAAACTGATAGTCGGTCTTTACCAGCCGCTCAGTGGTGCGGTGAAGGTTGGTAATATCGATCTGCGTCAAATGGATGTGGCAGATTTACGGCGTAAGGTGGGATATGTCTCGCAGGATTCCCTGCTTTTTTACGGGACACTCAAGGATAATCTTGCTTTCGGGTTGCCGGAAGCAGATGACCAGACGATCAAGGAGGCGGCTGATATCGCCGGGGTCAATGATTTCGTCAAGGATCATCCTGCTGGATTCGGCATGATGGTGGGAGAGCGGGGGACTTCGCTGTCAGGTGGGCAACGCCAAGCGGTTTCCGTGGCTCGGGCCATTTTACCCGATCCTGAAATTCTGATTATGGATGAACCTTCCAGCAATATGGACAATCAGTCGGAATATCGGCTCAAGTCAAAGCTTGAGCCATTTGTCAGGGAGAAGACTCTCATCGTGATTACACATCGTCATTCCATGTTGGACTTGGTGAACAGGCTGGTTATCATGGATAAAGGGCGCATCGTTGTTGATGGGCCGAAGAAGGCTGTTCTCGACGGGTTGCGATCCGGCAAGATCAAGGTCAACATGTGA
- a CDS encoding zinc-binding dehydrogenase: MKAMLLETYGDGYDFVQHDVSRPVPMPGQVLIRVVGSSFNPIDNKIATLGDQLGFAPALPAILGMDVAGIVEDVGGGMSRFQPGDAVFGCAGGLGSIPGALAEFMVADERLLALAPTCMDLADAAALPLVSITAWLGLFNKARISSGETLLVQGGAGGVGHVAVQLGRYAGAHVHATVSGDTKGAVVESLGGIPVNYHDVEMAELVADTPEGEGFNVVFDTVGGKTLDASFLAAANNGRVITTVSRSTHDLSLMHAKSLSLHVVFMLLPLFTGEDRHPYGQILGQIATLVEQDALAILLDQERFSYTDIGQAHRYWASGEAMGKIVIDVAD; encoded by the coding sequence ATGAAAGCCATGCTGCTTGAGACATATGGGGACGGGTATGATTTCGTACAACATGATGTGTCGCGTCCGGTTCCCATGCCCGGACAAGTGCTCATTCGGGTTGTCGGATCAAGTTTCAATCCTATCGATAACAAGATAGCGACGCTTGGTGATCAACTCGGCTTCGCTCCTGCGCTTCCTGCAATACTCGGCATGGATGTGGCCGGGATTGTCGAGGACGTTGGTGGAGGAATGTCCCGGTTCCAGCCTGGTGATGCTGTCTTTGGCTGTGCCGGAGGGCTTGGCTCGATTCCAGGCGCTCTTGCCGAATTCATGGTTGCGGACGAACGTTTGCTCGCTTTGGCTCCCACATGCATGGATTTGGCGGATGCGGCGGCTTTGCCGTTGGTCTCCATTACGGCCTGGCTCGGGTTGTTCAATAAAGCGAGGATTTCTTCTGGTGAAACACTGCTTGTCCAGGGTGGTGCGGGCGGCGTTGGGCATGTCGCGGTGCAGCTTGGCAGATATGCCGGGGCGCATGTTCATGCAACCGTCTCCGGCGATACCAAAGGGGCAGTCGTCGAAAGCCTCGGTGGTATTCCCGTGAATTATCATGATGTCGAGATGGCTGAATTAGTGGCCGATACACCGGAAGGGGAAGGTTTCAACGTAGTCTTTGATACTGTCGGCGGCAAGACTTTGGACGCGTCTTTCTTGGCAGCAGCCAATAATGGCAGAGTCATAACCACAGTTTCGCGGTCGACCCATGACCTGAGTTTGATGCATGCCAAAAGTCTTTCCCTGCATGTTGTCTTTATGCTTCTTCCCCTGTTTACGGGAGAAGACAGGCATCCATACGGCCAGATTCTGGGCCAGATCGCCACCTTGGTCGAACAAGATGCCCTGGCAATTCTACTCGACCAGGAACGGTTTTCCTACACGGATATAGGGCAGGCCCATCGGTATTGGGCATCAGGTGAAGCCATGGGTAAGATTGTCATCGATGTTGCCGACTAG
- a CDS encoding GAK system XXXCH domain-containing protein, producing the protein MPSLKIDTFMPREDLADFFRRLAHALETGEGGELACAREFKKIKISLKDEYGQVSLRARVKSASECQAEEPDSLPSETLHTPPAPAKPKYKFLKKRMGSSFKVLFKMIHQGKMPPAAAVEEFLNDSRIMVSYPGYGDPAYDAYMAACDEFAAAYESGDLKRLNMTVDTLVHQKGHCHAKYK; encoded by the coding sequence ATGCCATCATTGAAAATAGATACATTTATGCCCCGTGAGGATCTGGCTGATTTTTTTCGCCGCTTGGCCCATGCCTTGGAAACGGGGGAAGGGGGAGAGCTTGCCTGTGCTCGTGAGTTCAAGAAAATCAAGATCAGTCTTAAGGACGAATACGGCCAGGTGTCTCTCAGGGCCAGAGTCAAGTCCGCCAGTGAGTGTCAGGCCGAAGAACCGGACTCGTTACCCAGTGAGACTCTGCACACACCCCCTGCACCGGCCAAACCGAAGTACAAGTTCCTCAAAAAACGCATGGGGTCGAGTTTCAAGGTCCTTTTCAAAATGATCCACCAGGGGAAAATGCCACCGGCAGCCGCAGTGGAAGAATTTTTGAATGATTCAAGAATAATGGTCTCATATCCAGGGTATGGGGACCCGGCTTACGACGCTTATATGGCCGCGTGTGACGAATTTGCAGCAGCATATGAATCCGGGGATTTGAAACGTCTCAATATGACAGTGGATACGTTGGTTCATCAAAAAGGACACTGTCACGCCAAGTACAAGTAG
- a CDS encoding HlyD family type I secretion periplasmic adaptor subunit: MSNKKFDRETLLFMSEVDQAMHGSGRKLAYLMSVSIVLMFVGFLVWAKFAVLDEVTRGFGKIIPSQRIQEIQNLEGGILSEIYVDEGQVVKKGDVLCRLHNEQAASFYRDAFAKALEHRAAIARLIAIVEGIEPVFDDELVEKAPQLVQDQRRIYKAQLDQFDIEVSLLQDQYEQKNQEINEMKARRNQLDSSLKVAKKQRAIAKPLVEKHIHSELDYLALEQKVLELNGDVQALNLGIPRVESAAREAKGRVEQRKAEFRSAALEEINQRRQELSSIRESLSAGSDRVTRTDVRSPVRGIVKTIHINTLGGVVQPGESIMEVVPLDDSLLVEARIKPADIAFLHPRQAAQVKITAYDSAIYGGLDGTVEHISADTIADERGENYYLVKVRTSKSVMEYRGESLPIIPGMTAQVDVLTGKKSVLDYLLKPILKAKQNALRER; the protein is encoded by the coding sequence ATGAGCAATAAAAAATTTGATAGAGAAACACTGCTGTTCATGTCCGAAGTGGATCAGGCCATGCATGGTTCCGGGCGAAAGCTTGCGTATCTGATGTCTGTTTCCATTGTGTTGATGTTCGTGGGTTTTCTGGTCTGGGCCAAGTTTGCCGTTCTGGATGAAGTGACGCGGGGGTTTGGCAAGATCATTCCATCCCAACGAATTCAGGAAATACAGAATCTCGAAGGCGGCATCCTGAGCGAAATTTATGTTGATGAAGGCCAGGTGGTCAAAAAAGGCGATGTCTTGTGCCGGTTGCATAATGAGCAGGCTGCCAGTTTTTACCGAGATGCCTTTGCAAAAGCGCTTGAGCATCGGGCGGCTATTGCTCGGTTGATAGCCATTGTTGAAGGGATTGAACCAGTCTTTGATGATGAATTGGTGGAAAAAGCGCCGCAGTTGGTGCAGGACCAGCGCCGTATTTATAAAGCCCAATTGGATCAGTTTGATATCGAAGTCAGTTTGCTCCAAGATCAATATGAGCAGAAGAACCAGGAAATCAATGAGATGAAAGCGCGCCGCAACCAGCTCGATTCAAGCCTGAAAGTGGCAAAAAAACAGCGGGCTATTGCCAAACCATTGGTCGAGAAACATATTCATTCAGAACTGGACTATCTGGCGCTTGAGCAAAAAGTACTGGAGTTGAACGGAGATGTTCAAGCCTTGAATTTAGGTATTCCCCGCGTGGAATCTGCGGCTCGTGAGGCAAAGGGACGTGTCGAGCAGCGCAAAGCCGAGTTTCGCAGTGCTGCACTGGAAGAAATCAACCAGCGTCGACAGGAACTGAGTTCTATTCGGGAATCCTTGAGTGCCGGAAGCGACAGAGTGACACGGACCGATGTTCGATCTCCGGTGAGAGGGATTGTCAAAACGATTCACATCAATACCTTGGGTGGTGTTGTTCAGCCTGGTGAGTCGATCATGGAAGTCGTTCCTTTGGATGACTCCCTGCTCGTCGAAGCCCGTATCAAACCTGCTGATATCGCTTTTCTTCATCCCAGACAGGCTGCCCAAGTTAAAATTACTGCATATGACTCAGCTATCTACGGTGGACTGGATGGGACTGTCGAGCATATCAGTGCGGATACCATTGCCGATGAACGAGGCGAAAATTATTATCTTGTGAAGGTCAGAACCTCGAAGAGTGTCATGGAATACCGTGGAGAAAGCCTTCCTATCATTCCGGGCATGACCGCTCAGGTTGATGTCCTGACCGGCAAGAAGTCTGTTTTGGATTACTTGCTCAAGCCTATTCTCAAAGCCAAACAAAACGCGCTCCGGGAGCGCTGA
- a CDS encoding transglutaminase-like cysteine peptidase: protein MTRASLIRRMAAVALLVAAFAIYPMVGGTTQTQGAGNTEKEAAADDTVAENPSVESGSEETQVREVISSGRQETPPKKAVSTQAVTKEVGIHADRGASTPVVPASSQAEAVFSSTPVTSKKTSPVLKSSQPTSPVARKEKVPVVRSVPAPRKAGKETPQSKKILLFDTIEFKGKIRKLPKWSRVLAKMKAWKGYFKDAQSAKLPSRSGWVKLRRDVAGLDRMGRLKAVNKFFNKWPYRLDAANYGASDYWATPMEFLRKSGDCEDYSIAKFYALQELGFTGDSMRIVALKDRIRNIGHAVLVVYLGNDAYVLDNQTNMVLSHVKYKHYVPQYSVNEHFRWMHVPRSKKSVRRSVKKK from the coding sequence ATGACGCGAGCCAGCCTCATACGTCGGATGGCGGCGGTCGCTTTATTGGTGGCCGCCTTCGCTATTTATCCGATGGTTGGTGGGACGACGCAGACGCAAGGTGCCGGGAACACGGAAAAGGAGGCGGCTGCGGATGATACAGTTGCTGAAAACCCCTCGGTTGAGAGCGGTTCAGAAGAGACTCAGGTTCGGGAAGTAATCTCTTCGGGCAGGCAAGAGACACCCCCGAAGAAGGCCGTTTCCACTCAGGCCGTCACAAAAGAGGTGGGTATTCACGCTGACCGGGGTGCCTCAACTCCGGTCGTTCCAGCATCCAGCCAGGCTGAAGCAGTGTTTTCCTCAACCCCGGTCACTTCCAAAAAAACGTCCCCCGTACTCAAGTCATCTCAACCGACCTCTCCCGTAGCCAGGAAGGAAAAGGTCCCGGTTGTCCGTTCGGTGCCTGCTCCTCGAAAAGCAGGAAAAGAGACCCCCCAATCAAAGAAAATTCTGCTTTTCGACACCATTGAATTTAAGGGAAAAATAAGAAAACTTCCCAAGTGGTCGAGAGTGCTTGCCAAAATGAAGGCTTGGAAAGGATACTTCAAGGATGCGCAGAGCGCGAAGCTTCCTTCCAGGTCAGGTTGGGTGAAGCTCAGGCGTGATGTCGCGGGGCTTGATCGTATGGGAAGACTCAAAGCGGTCAATAAATTTTTCAATAAATGGCCGTATCGATTGGATGCGGCGAATTACGGGGCCAGTGATTACTGGGCGACCCCCATGGAGTTCCTCAGAAAATCAGGAGATTGCGAGGATTATTCCATTGCCAAGTTTTATGCGTTGCAGGAGCTTGGTTTTACTGGTGATTCAATGCGAATAGTGGCTCTCAAGGACCGGATCAGAAATATCGGACACGCAGTTCTTGTGGTCTATCTTGGCAACGATGCCTATGTGCTGGATAATCAGACCAATATGGTCCTGTCTCATGTCAAATATAAGCATTATGTTCCCCAGTATTCGGTGAATGAGCACTTTCGATGGATGCATGTTCCCAGGTCGAAGAAGAGTGTGCGTCGAAGCGTGAAGAAAAAATAG
- a CDS encoding HD domain-containing phosphohydrolase produces MAQQTNSELPISIGGARQGVKITVVLAFVLVISAGILFLASRAVGIKKSEGLENLEKRYKLLAHGRGEMFTAWLENLSHQGDRLIKSDLFRLYAAEVDSFDGDLAGIFGAVAIEDDDSQGEGAELAAQLPMMQNMLREFSTYSGFVNARILNRHGDAYIATDGYLPPMLPEQLEQATESMKSGKPRFSPLRKTLQGLEMDVYVPLYSPDGAENEEAPIGALMMTRQVSGKITELLANSVLSSQGERTRLIQKGVGGYRQVTPWTTDGFTPVHSDIALDENGDIPFGERGSLSEPEQKVFSLGHMIHGPDWWVVQEGDYSEAMGPLVAFRNSVTVVAGLGILTALLIAGLAWWVLAGVQSQRIAEEFKALAAQIDDQKRFIDSINANIDEFITLKDLEGKYTYVNDAFAEAVGRKKDELIGMDSAAVFGFDTAKRVGADDGIVCQTGRKEIINESFFLHSQRYEFQISKSPYMDKDNMCQGIVEVYRDMTEFVAVQEKNKRLIKRAMEALGSTIEAADPYLGGHTKLMAGLSVEVSKTMHLSEMEMAEIETAANLSQIGKMFVANEILTKPGKLTDEEMAAMEEHVEHAYRILKDIDIDEGVLKAIYQMNERNDGSGYPKQLEAEDIILSARILSVLNVFCAMIRPRSYRGAKAPREALGILAADATKFDAAVVEALGNVLKTPSGERLLEGRA; encoded by the coding sequence ATGGCACAGCAGACCAACTCAGAATTACCGATAAGCATCGGCGGAGCAAGGCAGGGGGTTAAGATCACCGTTGTCCTCGCTTTCGTGCTGGTGATTTCCGCAGGTATCCTGTTCCTGGCGAGCCGGGCAGTGGGCATCAAGAAATCCGAAGGACTGGAGAATCTGGAGAAACGGTATAAACTTTTGGCTCATGGCCGTGGTGAAATGTTTACGGCCTGGCTGGAGAACCTGTCTCATCAGGGTGACAGGTTGATAAAGTCTGATCTTTTCAGGCTCTACGCCGCTGAAGTGGACAGTTTTGATGGTGATCTGGCCGGTATTTTCGGTGCTGTCGCCATTGAAGACGATGATTCTCAGGGAGAGGGAGCCGAACTCGCGGCACAGTTGCCCATGATGCAGAATATGCTTAGGGAATTTTCTACTTACTCCGGCTTTGTCAATGCCCGGATTCTCAATCGCCATGGGGATGCCTATATAGCCACGGATGGCTATCTGCCACCAATGTTGCCGGAGCAGTTGGAGCAGGCGACAGAATCCATGAAGAGCGGCAAACCTCGATTCTCTCCCCTTCGCAAGACTTTGCAGGGGCTTGAGATGGATGTCTATGTGCCTCTTTATTCTCCTGATGGGGCGGAAAATGAGGAAGCACCAATCGGTGCGCTGATGATGACCCGACAAGTTTCTGGTAAAATAACGGAGCTGCTTGCGAATTCAGTGCTTTCTTCTCAGGGCGAACGGACTCGTTTGATCCAGAAAGGCGTTGGAGGCTATCGGCAGGTGACACCGTGGACCACGGATGGCTTTACACCTGTGCATAGTGATATCGCATTGGATGAAAACGGGGATATCCCATTTGGTGAACGGGGAAGCCTCTCCGAGCCTGAACAGAAAGTTTTTTCACTTGGGCACATGATCCATGGTCCTGATTGGTGGGTTGTTCAGGAAGGTGATTATAGTGAGGCCATGGGACCTCTTGTCGCTTTCAGAAACAGTGTGACTGTGGTTGCCGGATTGGGAATTCTTACGGCCTTGCTGATAGCGGGCTTGGCTTGGTGGGTTCTTGCCGGAGTTCAAAGCCAGAGAATAGCAGAAGAATTCAAAGCTCTTGCTGCTCAGATCGACGATCAGAAACGGTTTATCGATTCCATCAATGCCAATATCGATGAATTTATTACTCTCAAGGACCTTGAGGGGAAATACACATATGTCAATGATGCCTTCGCCGAAGCGGTTGGGCGCAAGAAAGATGAACTGATAGGTATGGATTCCGCTGCTGTTTTCGGTTTTGACACGGCAAAGCGAGTGGGGGCGGATGATGGAATTGTCTGTCAGACGGGACGCAAGGAAATCATCAATGAGTCATTTTTCCTCCATTCTCAGCGCTATGAGTTCCAGATTTCCAAGTCTCCCTACATGGACAAGGACAACATGTGTCAGGGGATTGTCGAGGTCTACAGGGATATGACGGAATTTGTGGCAGTGCAGGAAAAGAACAAGCGTCTGATCAAACGGGCCATGGAGGCCCTCGGTTCGACGATTGAGGCCGCAGACCCGTATTTGGGCGGGCACACCAAGCTGATGGCCGGGCTTTCAGTGGAAGTCTCCAAAACCATGCACTTGTCGGAAATGGAGATGGCTGAAATAGAAACAGCCGCCAACCTTTCGCAGATCGGAAAAATGTTTGTCGCCAATGAGATCCTGACCAAGCCGGGCAAATTGACTGATGAAGAAATGGCAGCCATGGAAGAGCATGTGGAACATGCGTATCGGATACTCAAGGATATAGACATCGATGAAGGGGTGTTGAAGGCCATTTATCAGATGAATGAGCGAAATGATGGATCTGGATATCCCAAACAGCTTGAAGCGGAGGATATTATTCTGTCTGCTCGCATTCTTTCGGTGCTCAATGTCTTTTGCGCGATGATCCGTCCGCGTTCCTATCGAGGAGCCAAGGCACCCCGCGAAGCTTTGGGAATTTTGGCAGCAGATGCGACCAAATTCGATGCTGCTGTTGTCGAAGCATTGGGGAATGTCCTCAAGACTCCTTCGGGTGAGCGGTTACTCGAAGGTCGGGCATAG
- a CDS encoding GAK system CofD-like protein, translating into MPDESFDLSIAENGPRCLFFSGGTALRGVSRELMRHTANSVHVITPYDSGGSSAVLRRAFGMPAVGDIRNRLMALADLSEKGGREIFALFTYRFSRKESNADLAAELRRIAQGKHILVNLLPETKRPLIQDHIQYFLQVMPADFDLRGASIGNIVLTAGYLSHGRRLAPVIEIFSRLAGVRGAVCPAVDRDLHLAAELADGDIVVGQHLLTGKETGPLSSPIKRVWQTQALDSAAPVVSSAERDVCAHIESADLICYPVGSFYSSVVANLLPQGIGACVAANPCPKVFVPNPVGDPELLGHGVTDQVRVLRRYLQLSGAPEAAEVLGIVLVDRNQPYPGGLDISALEHLGVTVVDTSLASAESAPCFDPVLLTEALLSCLP; encoded by the coding sequence ATGCCTGATGAAAGTTTTGACCTGAGTATTGCGGAGAACGGTCCTCGTTGTCTTTTCTTCAGTGGTGGAACAGCACTTCGCGGAGTCTCCCGAGAGCTGATGCGTCATACGGCCAATTCGGTGCATGTTATCACTCCCTATGATTCCGGGGGAAGCTCGGCCGTGTTGCGACGGGCTTTCGGCATGCCGGCGGTTGGTGATATCAGGAATCGGCTTATGGCTCTTGCGGATTTGTCAGAAAAGGGCGGACGTGAGATTTTCGCCTTGTTTACCTATCGTTTTTCCAGAAAGGAATCGAATGCTGACCTTGCTGCGGAATTACGACGCATTGCTCAAGGAAAACATATTCTGGTCAATTTGTTGCCGGAGACAAAGCGGCCACTCATTCAGGACCATATACAATATTTTTTGCAAGTGATGCCCGCTGATTTTGATCTGCGCGGTGCCAGTATAGGCAACATTGTGCTGACTGCGGGATATCTTTCCCATGGCCGCCGTCTGGCTCCGGTTATCGAAATATTTTCGCGATTGGCCGGGGTTCGCGGTGCGGTTTGTCCTGCGGTTGACAGGGACCTGCACCTGGCGGCGGAACTGGCTGACGGGGATATTGTTGTGGGACAGCATCTGCTGACCGGCAAGGAGACTGGCCCTTTATCCAGCCCCATTAAGCGGGTGTGGCAAACACAAGCATTGGATTCGGCAGCCCCTGTTGTCTCTTCGGCGGAGAGGGACGTCTGTGCTCATATAGAAAGCGCTGATCTGATCTGCTACCCAGTGGGAAGTTTTTACAGTAGCGTGGTTGCCAATCTTCTGCCGCAGGGCATAGGAGCATGTGTGGCTGCAAATCCCTGTCCGAAGGTCTTTGTTCCCAATCCGGTCGGAGATCCCGAACTCCTGGGGCATGGCGTGACCGATCAGGTCCGCGTGTTACGCCGATATCTCCAACTCAGCGGTGCCCCTGAAGCGGCGGAAGTTTTGGGAATCGTGCTGGTTGACAGGAATCAGCCCTATCCGGGCGGCTTGGATATTTCCGCTTTGGAGCATCTCGGTGTGACGGTTGTTGACACATCTCTCGCATCCGCCGAAAGTGCTCCCTGTTTTGATCCGGTTCTGCTAACGGAAGCGTTGTTGTCTTGTCTCCCGTAA